One region of Bosea sp. 29B genomic DNA includes:
- a CDS encoding cobalamin biosynthesis protein, giving the protein MSGITAGIGLRPGTSEADIEACLTQTLAAANLPVDAIKRLATLASRHDEPGLTAVAQAHNLTLIAIPDEALAGFEAACATRSTRISGLYGVGSVAEAAALAAAGPGAILIQPRIATARVTCALARSAA; this is encoded by the coding sequence GTGAGCGGCATCACCGCCGGCATTGGCCTGCGCCCCGGAACATCGGAGGCTGATATCGAGGCCTGCCTGACGCAGACGCTGGCCGCAGCCAACCTGCCAGTGGATGCGATCAAGCGCCTCGCCACCCTTGCCTCGCGCCACGACGAGCCGGGGCTAACCGCCGTCGCGCAGGCGCACAACCTCACGCTCATCGCCATCCCGGACGAAGCGCTCGCCGGCTTCGAAGCCGCTTGCGCCACGCGCTCGACCCGGATTTCCGGGCTCTACGGCGTTGGCTCGGTGGCGGAGGCCGCCGCGCTGGCCGCAGCCGGCCCCGGCGCCATCCTGATCCAGCCGCGCATCGCCACCGCCCGCGTCACCTGCGCGCTCGCCAGGAGCGCCGCGTGA
- the cbiE gene encoding precorrin-6y C5,15-methyltransferase (decarboxylating) subunit CbiE, whose translation MEQFSPETATLSSTPPGPWLSLVGLGEDGRAGLCAEALAALESAEIVFGGERHLKLIGDVPGEARPWPQPFRNALPAILAEKGRNVCVLATSDPFHYGIGAGLTKAVPAAEMRVIPQLSSFSMACTRMRWPQEECGLVSLHGRALQRIIPFLQPGARVLALSWDDSTPLAVAQLMSARGFGESTITVLETIGGPNERIRETRADSFALDGIVPLNLLAIEVVASRDARILPLATGLSDDWFEHDGQLTKADIRAITLSALAPRAGELLWDIGAGSGSIGIEWSLRHRHNRAIAFEERPERAARIARNRLALGAPPLEVVEGKAPESFAGKASPDAVFIGGGLTDPGVFEAAFAALKPRGRLVANAVTIEGEARLAALFSVHGGNLRRIGVSHLDPIGTMHGWRAAMAVTQWRVVKP comes from the coding sequence ATGGAACAGTTTTCGCCTGAAACCGCCACGCTGTCGAGCACGCCGCCCGGCCCCTGGCTTTCGCTGGTCGGGCTCGGCGAGGATGGCCGCGCCGGCCTCTGCGCCGAGGCGCTGGCTGCGCTGGAGAGCGCCGAGATCGTCTTCGGCGGCGAGCGACATCTCAAATTGATCGGCGACGTGCCCGGTGAAGCCAGGCCCTGGCCGCAGCCTTTCCGCAATGCGCTGCCGGCGATTCTGGCCGAAAAGGGCCGCAATGTCTGCGTGCTCGCGACCAGCGATCCGTTCCATTACGGCATCGGCGCCGGGCTGACCAAGGCGGTGCCGGCGGCGGAGATGCGCGTCATTCCGCAGCTCTCCTCCTTCTCGATGGCCTGCACGCGCATGCGCTGGCCGCAGGAGGAATGCGGGCTGGTCTCGCTGCATGGCCGTGCCCTTCAGAGGATCATCCCTTTTCTCCAGCCGGGCGCGCGGGTTCTGGCGCTGTCCTGGGACGATTCGACGCCGCTCGCCGTGGCCCAATTGATGAGCGCCCGCGGCTTCGGCGAAAGCACGATCACCGTACTGGAAACGATCGGCGGCCCGAACGAGCGTATCCGTGAGACCCGCGCCGACAGCTTCGCGCTCGACGGCATCGTGCCGCTCAATTTGCTGGCGATCGAGGTGGTCGCCAGCCGTGACGCCCGCATATTGCCGCTGGCGACGGGGCTCTCGGACGACTGGTTCGAGCATGACGGCCAGCTCACCAAGGCCGATATCCGGGCGATCACGCTGTCGGCGCTGGCACCGCGCGCCGGCGAATTGCTCTGGGATATCGGCGCCGGCTCGGGCTCGATCGGCATCGAATGGAGCCTGCGCCACCGCCACAACCGCGCCATCGCCTTCGAGGAGCGGCCGGAGCGCGCCGCCCGCATCGCCCGCAACCGGCTCGCCCTCGGCGCGCCGCCGCTCGAGGTGGTCGAGGGCAAGGCGCCCGAGAGCTTCGCCGGAAAAGCCTCGCCGGACGCCGTCTTCATCGGCGGTGGGCTGACCGATCCCGGCGTCTTCGAAGCCGCCTTCGCGGCGCTGAAGCCGCGCGGGCGGCTGGTGGCGAACGCGGTGACGATCGAAGGCGAAGCCAGGCTCGCCGCGCTGTTCTCGGTCCATGGTGGGAATCTGCGCCGCATCGGCGTTTCGCATCTCGACCCGATCGGGACGATGCATGGCTGGCGCGCCGCGATGGCGGTGACGCAATGGCGCGTGGTGAAGCCGTGA